One stretch of Qipengyuania gelatinilytica DNA includes these proteins:
- a CDS encoding TonB-dependent receptor has protein sequence MQFERRHLSAILLAGTATLAFATPAAAQSEDVTETDTTVVETDESDVIVVTARRREERLVDVPIAVTAISGEELAQRGALDITDIAQSVPNVTLEASRATNSTLSAFIRGIGQQDPVSGFEQGVGIYLDDVYLNRPQAAVLDIYDVERIEVLRGPQGTLYGRNTIGGAVKYVTKRLPLETAISARATYGTYDQAEGVITASTPLGDQARIGGSLARLSRGGFGDNLTTGLENYNKDIWAGRLSLEVGGYDEPGFIRIQGDYTRDKSNPRGGHRLIPGLSSGAPVLDNVYDTRGALNDPEQDVESYGVSMHAELELGEALTLRSISAWRKDDSYTPIDFDALPAVDLDVPGAYLNEQLSQEVQLLWDDGGALTGLVGFYYLDAKADTLFDVRIFTTFPGLTAFTRADVDTQTYAVFGDFTFDLTEQFSLSVGGRYTWDERSADILRQNYLGGGSPIFGGAGVPFGAPSTDFNGSREFKKFTPRASISYMPTPDHNIYASYSKGFKGGGFDPRGVGANAPAAIPGAPTDAEVASFLSFAPEEVDSYEVGYKGDLGLLSIAAAAFYADYTDVQIPGSVACTVAGLPTFCGVVSNAGKATFKGLELEARTNLSGGFNLSGSLGYIDADYDEYITNIGNTPTDVADFRVVQNTPEFTGSITASYETMLGEGDLYFGTTFSYRSKTSQFEIPNPYLDQDGYGLLDASAVYTAPSGNWSLGIYGKNLLDKEYKTSGYTFVATDPVTGEIVNGANGFPIPTLGPEGTLTAFYGNPRQVFATVTFNY, from the coding sequence ATGCAATTCGAACGACGCCACCTGTCCGCCATCCTGCTGGCAGGCACCGCCACCCTGGCATTCGCCACTCCGGCTGCCGCGCAATCGGAAGATGTCACCGAGACGGATACGACCGTGGTCGAGACGGACGAAAGTGACGTTATCGTCGTGACCGCGCGGCGCAGGGAAGAACGCCTCGTCGACGTTCCGATCGCCGTTACCGCGATCAGCGGTGAAGAGCTGGCCCAGCGTGGCGCGCTCGATATCACCGACATCGCCCAGTCGGTGCCGAACGTGACGCTCGAAGCGAGCCGCGCGACCAATTCGACCCTGTCGGCCTTCATCCGCGGCATCGGCCAGCAGGACCCGGTATCGGGCTTCGAACAGGGCGTCGGCATCTATCTCGACGACGTCTACCTCAACCGTCCGCAAGCGGCGGTGCTTGACATCTACGACGTCGAGCGGATCGAAGTCCTGCGCGGTCCGCAGGGTACGCTCTACGGCCGCAACACGATCGGCGGCGCAGTCAAATATGTGACGAAGCGCCTGCCCCTCGAGACCGCGATCAGCGCCCGCGCCACCTACGGCACCTATGACCAGGCCGAAGGCGTGATCACCGCATCGACACCGCTGGGCGATCAGGCGCGTATCGGCGGTTCGCTGGCTCGCCTTTCGCGAGGCGGTTTCGGTGACAACCTCACCACGGGTCTCGAAAACTACAACAAGGACATCTGGGCCGGCCGCCTGAGCCTTGAAGTCGGCGGCTATGACGAGCCCGGCTTCATCCGTATCCAGGGCGACTACACCCGCGACAAGAGCAATCCGCGCGGCGGCCACCGCCTCATCCCCGGCCTTTCGTCGGGCGCCCCGGTGCTCGACAACGTCTACGACACGCGCGGCGCCCTGAACGATCCGGAACAGGACGTCGAAAGCTATGGCGTCTCGATGCATGCCGAACTGGAACTGGGTGAAGCCCTTACGCTGCGCTCGATCTCGGCATGGCGCAAGGATGACAGCTATACGCCGATCGATTTCGACGCGCTTCCCGCCGTCGATCTCGACGTGCCCGGTGCCTATCTCAACGAACAGCTGAGCCAGGAAGTGCAGCTGCTGTGGGACGATGGCGGCGCGCTGACGGGCCTCGTCGGCTTCTATTACCTCGATGCCAAGGCCGACACGCTGTTCGACGTTCGCATCTTCACGACCTTCCCCGGCCTGACCGCTTTCACGCGGGCCGATGTCGACACCCAGACCTATGCCGTCTTCGGTGACTTCACCTTCGACCTGACCGAACAGTTCAGCCTGTCGGTGGGCGGTCGCTACACCTGGGACGAGCGTAGCGCGGACATCCTGCGCCAGAACTACCTCGGCGGCGGTTCGCCGATCTTCGGCGGCGCGGGCGTGCCCTTCGGCGCCCCCAGCACCGATTTCAACGGCAGCCGCGAGTTCAAGAAGTTCACCCCGCGCGCTTCGATCAGCTACATGCCGACGCCGGACCACAACATCTACGCAAGCTATTCCAAGGGCTTCAAGGGTGGCGGTTTCGACCCGCGCGGTGTCGGTGCGAACGCTCCGGCAGCCATTCCGGGCGCGCCGACCGATGCCGAGGTTGCATCGTTCCTGAGCTTCGCACCCGAAGAGGTCGACAGCTACGAAGTCGGCTACAAAGGCGACCTGGGTCTGCTGAGCATCGCGGCTGCGGCCTTCTATGCCGATTACACCGATGTGCAGATCCCGGGTTCGGTAGCCTGCACGGTGGCCGGACTGCCCACCTTCTGCGGTGTCGTGTCCAATGCGGGTAAGGCGACCTTCAAGGGGCTGGAGCTGGAAGCACGCACCAACTTGAGCGGCGGGTTCAACCTGTCCGGTTCGCTCGGCTATATCGACGCGGACTACGACGAATACATCACGAATATCGGCAATACGCCTACCGATGTCGCCGACTTCCGCGTGGTGCAGAACACACCCGAATTCACCGGCAGCATCACCGCCAGCTACGAAACCATGCTCGGCGAAGGCGATCTCTATTTCGGCACGACCTTCTCCTACCGGAGCAAGACGAGCCAGTTCGAGATCCCCAACCCCTATCTCGACCAGGACGGTTACGGCCTGCTCGATGCCAGCGCGGTCTACACCGCGCCTTCGGGCAACTGGAGCCTCGGCATCTACGGCAAGAACCTGCTCGACAAGGAATACAAGACGAGCGGCTACACCTTCGTCGCGACCGATCCGGTGACCGGCGAGATCGTCAACGGGGCCAATGGCTTCCCGATCCCGACGCTTGGCCCCGAAGGCACGCTGACCGCCTTCTACGGCAATCCGCGTCAGGTCTTCGCGACGGTGACCTTCAACTACTGA
- a CDS encoding DUF1761 domain-containing protein, translated as MDLLDVNWLAVVLAALAGFVVGGIWYGPVMGKSWMVAVGKTEDDLKGVNPLKTYGLTFLLALLASWTLAHTFASYAVDLSVMVKVLTAVGVAVGFILPALWTNYLFQDAKKPLYWIDGGYWLFFYIAMGLVHAFLA; from the coding sequence ATGGATCTTCTGGACGTAAACTGGCTGGCCGTTGTCCTGGCAGCGCTGGCGGGCTTTGTCGTGGGCGGCATCTGGTACGGGCCGGTCATGGGCAAGAGCTGGATGGTGGCCGTCGGCAAGACCGAGGACGACCTGAAGGGCGTCAACCCGCTCAAGACTTACGGCCTGACCTTCCTGCTGGCACTGCTGGCAAGCTGGACCTTGGCGCATACCTTCGCGAGCTACGCCGTCGACCTCTCGGTAATGGTCAAGGTGCTGACCGCAGTCGGCGTCGCTGTGGGTTTCATTCTTCCTGCGCTCTGGACGAACTATCTTTTCCAGGATGCCAAGAAGCCGCTTTACTGGATCGACGGCGGCTACTGGCTGTTTTTCTATATCGCCATGGGACTGGTTCATGCGTTTCTTGCGTGA
- the surE gene encoding 5'/3'-nucleotidase SurE has product MKILLTNDDGILAPGLEVLEAIARQFSDDIWICAPDEEQSGMGHALTLTKPVRLRKHGERRYSVTGTPTDSVTMGLRQVMDGAPDLILSGVNRGANLGDDITYSGTVSAAIEGALAGIRSIAMSQVIGRDDAGHDMSFAAAEAWGAKVLGPLLETPLPDRTLVNVNFPPRAPDEVKGIRAVAQGFHDYSRGTVVEGRDPRGFKYYWFGLQAIEHTPDHGTDLEAIADGYVSVTPLQLDLTHHASLQALGERYSD; this is encoded by the coding sequence GTGAAAATCCTCCTGACCAATGACGACGGCATCCTTGCCCCCGGCCTCGAGGTGCTGGAGGCGATCGCGCGGCAGTTCTCGGACGACATCTGGATCTGCGCGCCCGACGAGGAACAGTCGGGCATGGGTCATGCGCTCACGCTCACCAAGCCGGTTCGCCTGAGGAAGCATGGCGAGCGCCGCTACTCGGTCACCGGCACGCCGACGGATTCGGTCACCATGGGCCTGAGGCAAGTGATGGACGGCGCGCCCGACCTTATCCTGTCGGGCGTCAATCGCGGCGCCAACCTCGGCGACGACATCACCTATTCGGGCACCGTTTCCGCCGCCATCGAGGGAGCGCTGGCGGGTATCCGCTCCATCGCGATGAGCCAGGTAATCGGCCGCGACGATGCGGGCCACGACATGTCCTTCGCCGCTGCCGAAGCGTGGGGAGCAAAGGTCCTCGGCCCGCTGCTCGAAACGCCGCTGCCCGACCGCACGCTGGTCAATGTCAACTTCCCGCCACGTGCGCCGGACGAGGTAAAGGGCATCCGCGCCGTGGCACAGGGCTTCCACGACTATTCACGCGGCACGGTGGTCGAGGGCCGCGACCCGAGGGGGTTCAAATATTACTGGTTCGGCCTGCAGGCGATCGAGCACACGCCCGATCACGGCACCGATCTCGAAGCGATTGCAGACGGTTACGTTTCGGTCACTCCGCTGCAGCTCGACCTTACCCACCATGCGTCGCTACAGGCGCTCGGCGAGCGTTACAGCGATTGA
- the serS gene encoding serine--tRNA ligase — MHDIAFIRANPEAFDAAMTRRGGEPVADQIVALDAKKREAQTRVQEAQSRRNEASKAIGQAMGQGDKDKAEALKAEVAEIKASMPQWEEAETAAAAQLNDLLARLPNIPADDVPDGADEEDNVEVAVWGEKRDFAFEPKEHADIGLALGMDFETGAALSGARFTFLRGDMARLHRALAQFMLDQQTRENGYTECNPPVLVNDNAMYGTDKLPKFAEDSFQTTDGRWLIPTSEVPLTASVAGQIIDEPTQPIRLTAHTLCFRSEAGSAGRDTRGFIRQHQFEKVELVSICRPEDSEAEHERMTGCAESILQALDLPYRKVLLCVGDMGFGARKTYDLEVWLPGQGAYREISSCSNTGEFQARRMNTRYKPEGEKKTRFVHTLNGSGLAVGRTLVAVMENYQEEDGSVTVPDVLAPYMGGVTRLEPQT; from the coding sequence ATGCACGATATCGCTTTCATCAGAGCCAATCCCGAAGCCTTCGATGCCGCTATGACGCGGCGCGGCGGCGAGCCCGTTGCCGACCAGATCGTGGCACTCGACGCCAAGAAGCGCGAGGCGCAGACCCGCGTCCAGGAAGCGCAGAGCCGCCGCAACGAGGCCTCCAAGGCGATCGGACAGGCCATGGGCCAGGGCGACAAGGACAAGGCCGAGGCGCTCAAGGCGGAAGTCGCCGAGATCAAGGCGAGCATGCCCCAGTGGGAAGAGGCCGAAACCGCTGCCGCTGCGCAGCTCAACGACCTGCTCGCCCGCCTGCCCAACATTCCGGCAGACGATGTACCCGATGGTGCGGACGAGGAGGACAATGTCGAAGTGGCCGTGTGGGGCGAAAAGCGCGACTTCGCCTTCGAGCCCAAGGAACACGCCGATATCGGCCTGGCGCTGGGGATGGATTTCGAAACCGGCGCGGCGCTGTCGGGTGCGCGCTTCACTTTCCTGCGCGGCGACATGGCGCGCCTACACCGCGCCCTCGCCCAGTTCATGCTCGACCAGCAGACCCGCGAAAACGGCTATACCGAATGCAATCCGCCGGTGCTGGTGAACGACAATGCCATGTACGGCACAGACAAGCTGCCGAAGTTCGCCGAGGACAGCTTCCAGACCACCGATGGCCGCTGGCTGATCCCGACATCGGAAGTCCCACTGACCGCGTCGGTTGCAGGGCAGATCATCGACGAACCCACTCAGCCCATCCGTCTCACCGCGCACACGCTCTGCTTCCGCAGCGAGGCAGGCTCGGCAGGACGCGACACGCGCGGCTTCATCCGCCAGCACCAGTTCGAAAAGGTCGAACTCGTCAGCATCTGCCGCCCGGAGGACAGCGAGGCAGAGCACGAGCGCATGACCGGCTGTGCCGAGAGTATCCTGCAGGCACTGGACCTGCCCTATCGCAAGGTGCTGCTATGCGTCGGCGACATGGGCTTCGGCGCGCGCAAGACCTACGATCTCGAGGTCTGGCTGCCCGGACAGGGTGCCTATCGCGAGATTTCCTCCTGCTCGAACACCGGCGAATTCCAGGCTCGCCGCATGAACACCCGCTACAAGCCCGAAGGCGAGAAGAAGACGCGCTTCGTCCACACGCTCAACGGCTCCGGGCTCGCGGTAGGCCGTACGCTCGTGGCGGTGATGGAGAATTATCAGGAAGAAGACGGCAGCGTGACCGTGCCCGATGTCCTCGCCCCCTATATGGGCGGCGTAACCAGGCTGGAGCCGCAAACGTGA
- the rimO gene encoding 30S ribosomal protein S12 methylthiotransferase RimO, with the protein MNTTTTPIPDQKKVGMVSLGCPKALVDSERILTRLRADGYAMSPDYAGADVVLVNTCGFLDSAKEESLAAIGEAISENGRVIVTGCMGDEAEAIRAAHPQVLAVTGAHQYEQVVEAVHEHAPPSQGPYIDLIPQPDVKLTPRHYSYLKISEGCNHSCAFCIIPDLRGKLASRRIDAVLREAEKLVAAGTRELLVISQDTSAYGVDTRHESRMWKGHEVRAHMTDLARELGQLDIGNGTPPWVRLHYVYPYPHVDAVIPLMAEGLLTPYLDIPFQHASPKVLRAMKRPANEAKVLDRLKGWREICPEIAVRSSFVVGFPGETEEDFQYLLDWLEEAQLDRVGAFRFEPVEGAQANALPDHVPEAVKEERYARIMEVTARISAEKLAAKVGMTMPVIIDEVGEPDEDGDIGATGRSQADAPEIDGAVYLRNVPETLAAGEIVSVKVEDADEHDLFGVIA; encoded by the coding sequence ATGAATACCACCACCACCCCGATCCCCGACCAGAAGAAGGTCGGCATGGTTTCCCTCGGCTGCCCCAAGGCGCTGGTCGATAGCGAGCGCATCCTCACGCGCCTACGCGCCGACGGCTATGCGATGAGCCCCGATTATGCCGGCGCCGACGTGGTGCTGGTCAACACCTGCGGCTTCCTCGACAGCGCAAAGGAAGAAAGCCTTGCCGCCATCGGCGAGGCCATTTCGGAGAACGGCCGCGTCATCGTGACGGGATGCATGGGCGACGAGGCCGAAGCTATCCGCGCGGCACATCCGCAAGTGCTCGCAGTGACCGGTGCGCACCAGTACGAACAGGTCGTCGAGGCAGTCCACGAACATGCCCCGCCCAGCCAGGGCCCCTATATCGACCTTATCCCGCAGCCCGACGTGAAGCTGACGCCGCGTCACTACAGCTACCTGAAGATTTCCGAAGGCTGCAATCACTCCTGCGCCTTCTGCATCATCCCCGACCTACGAGGAAAACTTGCCAGCCGCCGGATCGATGCGGTGCTGCGCGAAGCGGAAAAGCTGGTTGCGGCGGGCACCAGGGAACTGCTCGTCATCAGCCAGGACACGAGCGCCTATGGCGTAGACACGCGCCACGAGAGCCGGATGTGGAAGGGCCACGAGGTCCGCGCCCACATGACCGATCTCGCCCGCGAACTGGGCCAGCTGGACATCGGTAACGGGACCCCGCCGTGGGTGCGGCTGCACTATGTCTACCCCTACCCGCATGTCGATGCGGTCATCCCGCTCATGGCCGAGGGGCTGCTGACGCCTTATCTCGACATTCCCTTCCAGCACGCCAGCCCCAAGGTCTTGCGCGCGATGAAGCGTCCCGCCAACGAGGCCAAGGTCCTCGACCGGCTCAAGGGCTGGCGCGAGATCTGCCCCGAGATTGCGGTCCGCTCCAGCTTCGTCGTCGGTTTCCCCGGAGAGACCGAGGAAGACTTCCAGTACCTGCTCGACTGGCTCGAGGAAGCGCAGCTCGACCGTGTCGGGGCGTTCCGCTTCGAACCCGTCGAGGGCGCTCAGGCCAATGCCCTGCCCGATCACGTGCCCGAGGCCGTGAAGGAAGAACGCTACGCGCGCATCATGGAAGTGACAGCGCGGATCAGCGCGGAGAAACTCGCTGCCAAGGTCGGCATGACCATGCCGGTCATCATCGATGAGGTGGGTGAGCCGGACGAGGACGGCGATATTGGCGCAACCGGCCGCAGCCAGGCCGACGCACCGGAGATCGACGGCGCGGTCTATTTGCGCAACGTACCCGAAACCCTTGCCGCTGGTGAAATCGTTTCGGTCAAGGTCGAGGACGCGGACGAACACGACCTTTTCGGTGTCATCGCCTGA
- a CDS encoding GGDEF domain-containing phosphodiesterase gives MNDRSAFVEGPGPSETPTSGISKGLLGRLRHLLYAGAVSLALLFFVALEPLDQFSWLFQSKLANHSPSGEIVFIGAPGDMEDPALDHRRIELAETLRDLERQGVGKIYIDVVFDQASTKESDQELAEAIAALGPRVALVDLVERSTTLGLRTRRTTDAIGGNSARVVTRRATNWLGFAWTDEYGHTVDGKRYPSLSASLAGIDDARPGEFQIDYTIPSEDIAGFELAGFAENGANLNLAGRTVIIGEGESVADTLIKVPGNYGVPPSYVSIYAAETLWAGRTGFVGGLRALTIFALLLGAMIIAVRKRKRRQIGYAALVLCIPAALYLGSHIGVRMELSYCLALIAVYGLFRSRAQLKDRLALVDNETGLPRLRALEVSALKNNLTHGHIVVARIHGYEHVLKTLAREDRSQYILKLVDRLRASDSELAIFYEGHHLAWHTKEDDTEALVDHLEGLRAIFAAPISVAGSSVDVGISFGVARLDGDPSTRLAAALAAAEESSEALNPIKIAETGSHFDQLWDISLRARIDEAMEAGEIYCVYQPKIDTMHNTMTGVEALVRWHDPARGFIPPMHFIAQCEKAGRMEHLTRYVLQSACSAARLMHFRGRTVSMSVNMSATLLGDMRIVGIVRNALQASGFDPRFLILEVTETSRIGDLATASTILNELKALGVRISMDDFGTGAANYETFFELPFDELKIDRLFVSNLAKSQKAKAIAASVVAMGKEARITIVAEGAEDTETLKILNEIGCHYVQGYVLSRPLSLTNLLKFNASDKDDALEA, from the coding sequence ATGAACGACCGAAGCGCCTTTGTAGAAGGCCCCGGCCCAAGCGAAACGCCGACTTCCGGCATTTCGAAGGGCTTGCTGGGACGCCTGCGCCACCTGCTCTATGCAGGTGCGGTTTCGCTCGCCTTGCTGTTTTTCGTGGCCCTCGAACCCCTCGATCAGTTCAGCTGGCTGTTCCAGTCGAAGCTCGCGAACCACTCCCCGTCGGGGGAAATCGTCTTCATCGGCGCACCCGGAGATATGGAAGATCCTGCGCTGGATCACCGGCGCATCGAACTGGCCGAAACGCTCCGCGACTTGGAACGCCAGGGCGTAGGCAAGATCTATATCGATGTTGTATTCGACCAAGCCTCGACCAAAGAAAGCGATCAGGAGCTGGCGGAGGCGATCGCTGCTCTCGGTCCGCGCGTGGCGCTCGTCGATCTCGTAGAGCGGTCTACCACCCTCGGCCTGAGGACGCGGCGTACCACCGATGCGATCGGCGGAAACAGTGCCCGGGTTGTCACGCGCAGGGCGACAAACTGGCTCGGCTTCGCGTGGACCGATGAATACGGGCATACAGTCGACGGCAAGCGATATCCCTCGCTTTCGGCATCTCTTGCCGGCATTGATGATGCGCGCCCCGGCGAGTTCCAGATCGATTACACCATCCCTTCGGAAGATATTGCTGGGTTCGAGCTCGCCGGGTTCGCGGAAAATGGAGCGAACCTCAATCTTGCCGGCCGCACGGTCATTATTGGTGAAGGTGAAAGCGTTGCCGATACCCTGATCAAGGTCCCGGGCAATTACGGCGTACCGCCAAGTTACGTCAGTATCTATGCCGCCGAGACTCTCTGGGCCGGCCGGACCGGCTTTGTCGGCGGGCTGCGTGCGCTGACAATCTTCGCCCTCCTGCTGGGCGCGATGATCATCGCAGTTCGCAAACGCAAGCGCCGACAGATCGGCTATGCTGCACTTGTCCTGTGTATCCCGGCAGCTCTCTACCTCGGCAGCCACATCGGCGTTCGGATGGAGCTGTCCTACTGCCTCGCGCTTATCGCGGTCTACGGCCTGTTCCGCTCGCGTGCCCAGCTCAAGGACCGGCTCGCGCTGGTCGACAACGAGACCGGCCTGCCGCGCCTGCGCGCGCTCGAGGTCAGCGCGCTCAAGAACAATCTGACGCACGGCCACATCGTCGTGGCCCGCATTCATGGATACGAACACGTCCTCAAGACGCTCGCGCGCGAGGACCGCTCGCAATATATCCTCAAGCTTGTCGATCGGCTGCGGGCTTCCGACAGCGAATTGGCGATCTTCTACGAAGGCCACCATCTGGCCTGGCACACCAAGGAAGACGATACCGAGGCGCTGGTAGATCATCTGGAAGGCCTGCGTGCAATCTTTGCCGCGCCCATCAGTGTTGCGGGTTCGTCGGTCGACGTCGGCATCAGCTTCGGCGTGGCCCGCCTCGACGGCGATCCTTCGACCCGCCTGGCCGCCGCGCTCGCCGCAGCAGAGGAAAGTTCCGAAGCCCTCAACCCGATCAAGATCGCGGAAACCGGATCGCATTTCGACCAGCTGTGGGACATCTCGCTTCGCGCACGCATCGACGAAGCGATGGAGGCTGGCGAGATCTACTGTGTCTACCAGCCCAAGATCGATACCATGCACAACACCATGACCGGGGTGGAGGCGCTGGTGCGCTGGCATGATCCGGCACGTGGCTTCATTCCGCCGATGCATTTCATCGCCCAGTGCGAGAAAGCCGGACGCATGGAGCACCTGACCCGATATGTGCTGCAAAGCGCCTGCAGCGCGGCAAGGCTCATGCATTTCCGCGGCCGCACGGTATCGATGTCGGTCAACATGTCCGCGACACTGCTCGGCGACATGCGGATCGTCGGGATCGTACGCAACGCATTGCAGGCCTCGGGCTTCGATCCGCGCTTCCTGATTCTGGAAGTAACCGAAACCTCGCGCATCGGCGATCTTGCGACGGCCTCCACCATCCTCAATGAATTGAAGGCCCTTGGCGTCCGCATTTCGATGGATGATTTCGGCACCGGTGCGGCCAATTACGAGACCTTCTTCGAACTGCCGTTCGACGAACTGAAAATCGACCGACTATTCGTTTCGAACCTGGCCAAAAGCCAAAAAGCAAAGGCGATTGCGGCAAGTGTCGTGGCAATGGGTAAAGAAGCGCGAATCACTATCGTCGCAGAGGGTGCCGAAGACACGGAAACCCTGAAAATCCTTAACGAAATCGGCTGCCACTACGTTCAGGGCTATGTTCTGTCGCGACCGTTATCTCTGACTAACCTATTGAAATTCAACGCTTCCGATAAGGATGATGCGCTTGAAGCATAG
- a CDS encoding PAS domain-containing protein, which translates to MSDLFRDSKISLSLADYTRDDCPLIGINARFAELSGYSASECLGRNCRFLQPEGGAGPVRERMRAFLHEEEKDHSRFVVPNVRKDGTPFLNLLYMSKLQRDGRTALILGSQFDISRANANDSEIYDRALHEDLINLKLLTEKTNWSLVTSLEALASSHAIIAQARIDP; encoded by the coding sequence ATGAGCGACCTGTTCAGGGACAGCAAGATATCGCTTTCCCTGGCCGATTACACGCGGGACGATTGCCCGCTGATCGGGATTAATGCGCGCTTCGCCGAGCTGTCCGGTTATTCGGCTTCGGAATGCTTGGGGAGGAACTGCAGGTTTCTCCAGCCCGAGGGCGGAGCCGGCCCGGTACGCGAGAGAATGCGGGCCTTCCTGCATGAGGAGGAAAAGGATCACTCCCGCTTCGTCGTGCCCAATGTGCGCAAGGACGGGACGCCGTTCCTGAATTTGCTCTACATGTCGAAACTGCAGCGGGACGGGCGCACGGCGCTGATCCTGGGATCGCAATTCGATATCAGCAGGGCCAACGCTAACGACAGCGAGATCTATGACCGCGCCTTGCACGAAGATTTGATCAACCTCAAACTATTGACTGAAAAAACGAATTGGAGTCTTGTAACCAGCCTCGAGGCGCTCGCTTCGAGCCATGCGATCATAGCACAGGCGAGGATCGATCCTTAG
- a CDS encoding TetR/AcrR family transcriptional regulator — MLDAAAGEFGDHGFHEASISSITRRAGVALGSFYTYFDSKDAIFRALVQDMSEAVKVAAREAIVPDMQPLEIERAALQAFLEFAGEHKEVYRIIDEAEFVDPQSYRDHYETVAARIRERLETGGAKGELRHGLGEIEAWALMGMNVFLGLRYAIWREEGDPDSEGVARAANAMLAKGVAR; from the coding sequence TTGCTCGATGCGGCGGCTGGCGAGTTCGGCGATCACGGCTTCCACGAGGCATCGATCAGTTCGATAACGCGGCGGGCCGGCGTGGCCCTGGGAAGTTTCTACACCTATTTCGACAGCAAGGACGCGATCTTCCGCGCGCTGGTCCAGGACATGAGCGAGGCGGTAAAGGTTGCCGCGCGCGAGGCGATCGTGCCTGACATGCAGCCGCTCGAAATCGAGCGTGCAGCGTTGCAGGCCTTCCTCGAGTTCGCGGGCGAACATAAGGAAGTCTACCGGATCATCGACGAGGCGGAATTCGTCGATCCGCAAAGTTATCGCGACCATTATGAAACCGTGGCTGCACGCATTCGCGAGCGTCTCGAGACGGGAGGCGCAAAGGGCGAATTGCGCCACGGTCTCGGCGAGATCGAGGCCTGGGCACTGATGGGAATGAACGTCTTCCTCGGCCTTCGTTATGCCATCTGGCGCGAGGAGGGCGATCCCGACAGCGAGGGTGTCGCCCGTGCTGCGAATGCGATGCTCGCCAAGGGTGTCGCGCGGTAG
- a CDS encoding potassium channel family protein translates to MSEKKQLDQITAGGGSGRVYRGPRFQPLRRATKIPVWGDLGIRLGAALFLISIVVMIHWWDREGLVDNLDGEVSFLDVIYFTMISITTTGFGDIAPISDRARLVEAVIVTPIRFAVFFIFVGTAYNFIIKRSWEKFRMARIQEKLSNHIVVLGYGVSGSEAVAELIERGTDPSCIVVIDPSEERLLAAESLGCNVMAADATRDETLKAVRIGEAQNVLISAGRDDTTILITLTVRALAPNVPISVVVRADDNESLARQAGANNVINPVRFTGLLLAGSAKGEHIADYLADLASVSGRVQLVEREVTKDECGCAISDLHSGGRGLRIYRGGRAIGFWEEECQNLQKGDIIVEIVATPNGETKGDGHENRST, encoded by the coding sequence ATGAGCGAGAAAAAGCAACTCGACCAGATTACTGCGGGTGGCGGGAGTGGACGCGTATATCGCGGGCCGCGTTTCCAGCCGCTGCGTCGCGCGACAAAGATTCCCGTCTGGGGGGACCTCGGCATTCGTCTCGGGGCCGCGCTCTTCCTCATCAGTATCGTCGTGATGATCCACTGGTGGGACCGCGAAGGGCTGGTCGACAACCTCGATGGCGAGGTCAGCTTCCTCGACGTGATTTACTTCACGATGATTTCCATCACCACCACCGGCTTCGGCGATATTGCGCCGATTTCGGACCGCGCTCGCCTGGTGGAAGCCGTCATCGTCACGCCCATTCGCTTCGCCGTGTTCTTCATCTTCGTCGGCACGGCGTATAATTTCATCATCAAACGCAGCTGGGAAAAATTCCGCATGGCCCGCATCCAGGAAAAGCTATCCAACCACATCGTGGTGCTCGGTTACGGGGTTTCGGGTTCCGAAGCGGTGGCCGAGCTCATCGAGCGCGGCACCGACCCCAGCTGCATCGTGGTCATCGACCCCAGCGAGGAGCGTTTGCTGGCCGCCGAATCGCTCGGCTGCAATGTCATGGCCGCGGATGCCACGCGCGACGAGACACTGAAGGCGGTGCGGATTGGCGAAGCGCAGAACGTGCTGATTTCGGCAGGCCGCGACGACACGACCATCCTGATTACCCTGACTGTCCGCGCGCTCGCGCCCAATGTCCCGATCAGCGTCGTCGTGCGCGCGGACGACAACGAATCCCTCGCCAGGCAGGCGGGTGCGAACAATGTCATCAACCCGGTACGCTTTACCGGCCTGCTGCTGGCAGGCAGCGCGAAGGGCGAACATATCGCCGATTATCTCGCCGATCTCGCCAGCGTTTCGGGCCGCGTGCAGCTGGTCGAACGCGAGGTAACCAAGGACGAATGCGGCTGTGCGATCAGCGACCTGCACAGCGGCGGTCGGGGCCTGCGCATCTATCGCGGCGGCCGCGCGATCGGTTTCTGGGAAGAAGAATGCCAGAACCTGCAGAAGGGCGACATCATCGTGGAGATCGTCGCTACGCCCAATGGAGAGACCAAGGGCGACGGGCACGAGAACCGCTCCACCTAA